Proteins from one Caldalkalibacillus salinus genomic window:
- a CDS encoding phosphotransferase family protein: protein MKESWERTSKNINISYETISIMMSQVFKNKRLIKAERMKTGLSSGTYKVELEGLATPFILRISAGGSDVASKEKAIAERLSGDVPVADYIYLDTSQNLIEYDWAVLEWKEGVLLRDILQRGEKRQIAKAAESIGDVLARIHSYTFDCPGFLAGDLTIAKPFNTGEAEFYSFILESLDSGATGHYLGTEVTEMVRSFCVSHRSLLSEIYEPSVLVHSDFNGLNILMFDSPNEVEVSAVLDWEFAFSGRKYVDIGNILRYENENSWFERHFIKAYQDSGGSLNENWVQIAKLEDLIALCDILNCSTPEMPNRISDLRQLIIQTVQ, encoded by the coding sequence ATGAAAGAATCTTGGGAACGAACAAGCAAAAATATAAACATCAGTTATGAGACTATAAGTATAATGATGAGCCAAGTGTTTAAAAATAAACGGCTCATAAAAGCTGAAAGAATGAAAACAGGACTTAGTAGTGGTACCTATAAAGTTGAACTTGAAGGACTAGCTACTCCTTTCATTTTAAGGATTTCTGCGGGTGGTTCAGACGTCGCATCAAAAGAAAAAGCAATTGCTGAGAGATTGAGCGGCGACGTGCCTGTAGCAGATTACATCTATCTGGATACAAGCCAAAATTTAATAGAATATGACTGGGCTGTACTGGAGTGGAAAGAGGGAGTATTGCTGCGGGATATTCTGCAAAGAGGAGAAAAACGACAGATTGCAAAAGCTGCAGAATCTATTGGTGATGTATTAGCTCGCATACACAGCTATACTTTCGACTGCCCAGGCTTTTTAGCAGGGGACCTTACTATTGCTAAACCATTTAACACGGGTGAGGCCGAATTTTACTCTTTTATTTTAGAAAGCCTAGATAGTGGTGCAACCGGTCATTATCTGGGAACGGAAGTGACGGAAATGGTTCGATCATTCTGTGTGTCCCACCGTTCGTTATTATCTGAAATTTATGAACCGTCAGTTCTTGTTCATTCTGACTTCAATGGCCTAAATATACTGATGTTTGATAGTCCAAACGAGGTTGAAGTGTCAGCGGTCTTGGACTGGGAGTTTGCTTTTTCAGGAAGAAAATATGTTGATATTGGGAATATACTTCGGTATGAAAACGAAAATTCCTGGTTCGAACGTCATTTTATAAAGGCTTACCAGGATTCTGGAGGATCTTTGAATGAGAATTGGGTCCAGATAGCTAAACTAGAAGATTTAATTGCTTTGTGCGATATACTGAATTGTTCGACCCCGGAAATGCCTAATCGAATCTCGGACTTAAGACAGCTTATTATTCAGACGGTACAATAA
- a CDS encoding histidine phosphatase family protein translates to MKRIYLVRHCKATGQAPTASLTEEGQLQAEHLANFFTDNLNPIDFILSSTYARSKETIYPLAQKIKLKIHTDDRLSERILSSEDRVDWKDKLRESFVDLDMKLPGGESSREAMNRGIAVINEMINGSRENVIIITHGNLMSLMLKYFDDSYGFEEWKKLTNPDVYELTIPEKRENLKINRIWE, encoded by the coding sequence ATGAAGAGAATATATCTTGTCAGACATTGTAAGGCAACAGGTCAAGCTCCAACAGCGTCATTAACTGAAGAAGGACAGTTACAAGCTGAACATCTAGCCAACTTTTTTACGGACAACCTCAACCCCATTGATTTTATTCTTTCAAGTACATATGCACGATCGAAAGAAACAATATATCCTTTAGCGCAGAAAATCAAATTAAAGATACATACTGATGATCGACTTTCTGAGAGAATATTATCATCTGAAGATAGAGTTGACTGGAAGGATAAGTTAAGAGAGTCGTTTGTTGACCTGGATATGAAGCTTCCAGGTGGTGAGTCGTCAAGAGAGGCAATGAACCGAGGGATAGCCGTTATTAACGAAATGATTAATGGTTCAAGAGAAAATGTAATAATAATTACTCATGGAAATTTGATGTCTTTAATGTTGAAATACTTTGATGATAGTTATGGTTTTGAGGAATGGAAAAAATTAACTAACCCTGACGTCTATGAACTTACAATACCGGAGAAGCGAGAAAATTTGAAGATCAATCGTATTTGGGAGTAG
- the betA gene encoding choline dehydrogenase: MNESYDIVIIGGGSAGSVLGNRLSEDGTRSVLVLEAGRSDYAWDLLIQMPAALPFPAGKPLYDWRYASDPEPYMNGRRVKHARGKVLGGSSSINGMIYQRGNPMDYERWGADSGMETWDFAHCLPYFKRLETALAADPDDEYRGHDGPLKLERGPATNPLFQAFFDAAVEAGYSRTPDVNGFRQEGFGPFDKHVYKGRRMSASRAYLHPAMKRKNLTVKTRAFVSSIDFDGTRAKGLTYQRNGKTHQVNAGEVILSGGAINTPQLLQLSGVGDADHLRSLGIEPVVDLPGVGENLQDHLEAYIQYACPLPVSEQPNLNKLRMPWIGLQWLLGRKGPAATNHFEGGGFVRSNEDVEYPNLMFHFLPLAVRYDGQKAETSHGFQVHVGPMYSDARGSLKIRSKDPKEHPSMVYNYLSTEQDRREWVEAVRVTREIMSQPAMKPYNSGEISPGPSVDTDEEILEWVKKDAETALHPSCTAKMGPDSDPMAVVDPQTMKVHGLDNVRVVDASAMPYVTNGNIHAPVLMLAEKAADLILGRKPLEPLHIDFYRHGVHPPEAGTISG; this comes from the coding sequence ATGAATGAATCATATGACATCGTGATTATTGGTGGCGGAAGTGCGGGCTCTGTACTCGGCAACCGCCTAAGTGAAGATGGGACGCGCAGTGTCCTTGTTCTAGAAGCAGGACGTAGTGATTATGCATGGGACCTATTAATCCAAATGCCAGCAGCTTTGCCCTTCCCAGCAGGGAAGCCATTATACGACTGGAGATACGCATCTGACCCTGAGCCTTATATGAACGGTCGACGTGTCAAGCATGCTCGAGGAAAGGTGCTCGGTGGTTCGAGCTCAATCAACGGCATGATTTACCAACGAGGTAATCCAATGGACTACGAACGTTGGGGAGCAGATTCAGGTATGGAAACATGGGACTTTGCCCACTGTCTCCCGTATTTCAAGCGCTTAGAAACGGCTTTAGCAGCGGACCCAGATGATGAATACCGCGGTCACGACGGTCCTCTCAAATTGGAACGCGGGCCGGCTACCAACCCTCTATTCCAAGCCTTCTTCGACGCAGCTGTTGAGGCTGGCTACTCGCGAACGCCAGATGTGAACGGTTTTCGCCAGGAGGGATTTGGACCATTCGATAAGCATGTGTACAAAGGCAGACGGATGTCAGCTTCACGTGCGTATCTTCATCCGGCTATGAAGCGTAAGAATCTGACAGTAAAAACACGTGCTTTCGTTTCAAGTATCGATTTCGACGGTACTCGAGCTAAAGGTTTGACATACCAAAGAAATGGCAAAACCCATCAGGTAAATGCAGGTGAAGTGATCCTCTCCGGCGGTGCAATCAACACGCCACAGCTACTTCAACTGTCAGGTGTAGGCGATGCCGATCACCTACGTTCACTTGGAATCGAACCGGTCGTTGACTTGCCAGGTGTAGGTGAAAACCTTCAGGATCATCTCGAAGCCTACATCCAATACGCTTGTCCGCTTCCGGTGTCCGAACAGCCGAACTTAAATAAACTACGGATGCCTTGGATCGGCTTACAGTGGTTACTCGGACGTAAAGGTCCAGCAGCAACCAACCATTTCGAAGGGGGAGGTTTCGTTCGTTCCAACGAGGACGTCGAATACCCTAACTTGATGTTCCATTTCCTACCGTTAGCCGTTCGGTACGATGGACAAAAAGCGGAAACGAGTCACGGATTCCAGGTACACGTCGGACCTATGTACTCTGATGCTCGTGGGTCATTAAAGATACGTTCGAAAGATCCTAAAGAGCATCCGAGCATGGTCTATAATTATCTTTCTACCGAGCAAGATCGACGCGAGTGGGTTGAAGCAGTACGTGTGACAAGGGAAATCATGTCTCAACCAGCGATGAAACCATACAATTCGGGAGAAATATCACCTGGTCCTTCCGTTGATACAGACGAGGAGATTTTGGAATGGGTGAAGAAAGATGCCGAGACAGCCCTTCACCCGTCTTGTACGGCTAAGATGGGACCTGACTCAGACCCTATGGCTGTTGTAGATCCGCAAACCATGAAGGTCCATGGGCTCGACAATGTACGAGTGGTCGATGCATCAGCCATGCCTTACGTCACGAACGGTAATATTCATGCACCGGTATTGATGTTGGCGGAAAAAGCAGCGGACTTAATTCTTGGACGTAAACCGCTTGAACCGCTTCATATTGACTTTTACCGTCATGGCGTACATCCACCTGAAGCAGGTACAATTTCTGGATAA
- a CDS encoding nucleoside triphosphate pyrophosphohydrolase: MTIYNKLVRDRIPEIIRTQSKKISTQILDSKAYHSELRKKLKEEFDEYLNARSNEEALEELADIQELLRSLAESHGFSIDDLERVREEKANKKGEFKERIFLVEVED, encoded by the coding sequence ATGACTATATATAATAAACTAGTTCGAGATCGAATCCCAGAAATTATTCGTACACAATCTAAAAAGATATCAACTCAGATATTGGACTCGAAAGCCTATCATTCCGAATTAAGAAAAAAACTTAAGGAAGAATTTGATGAATATCTGAATGCTAGATCAAACGAAGAAGCACTTGAAGAATTAGCGGACATCCAGGAATTGTTGCGATCGCTTGCTGAGTCACATGGTTTTTCAATTGACGATCTTGAACGGGTTAGAGAGGAAAAAGCAAATAAAAAAGGCGAGTTTAAAGAACGAATATTTTTAGTTGAGGTAGAAGATTAG
- a CDS encoding SRPBCC domain-containing protein codes for MFEIKTEIEINGTAKEVWSALVTTDQYPKWNPFIISVKGKIEKDSIIEIIVQPAGEKGMRFKPKITSYEVEKELRWLGSLPIPGLFSGEHIYQLNELENGAVKFIHRETFKGLLVPFMKSKLNRGTKQGFEDMNKALKEYVER; via the coding sequence ATGTTTGAAATAAAAACCGAAATTGAGATTAATGGGACTGCTAAGGAAGTTTGGTCAGCATTGGTTACAACTGATCAATATCCAAAATGGAATCCATTTATCATAAGTGTAAAGGGAAAAATAGAGAAGGATTCAATTATTGAGATCATTGTCCAACCAGCTGGAGAAAAAGGGATGAGATTTAAGCCTAAAATAACTAGTTACGAAGTAGAAAAGGAGTTAAGGTGGCTTGGAAGCTTACCAATACCAGGTTTGTTTTCTGGTGAACATATCTATCAACTTAATGAACTGGAAAACGGTGCTGTGAAATTTATTCATAGAGAGACATTCAAAGGATTGTTAGTTCCCTTTATGAAATCAAAACTTAATCGGGGTACAAAACAAGGATTTGAAGATATGAATAAGGCGTTAAAAGAGTATGTTGAGAGATAA
- the yqeK gene encoding bis(5'-nucleosyl)-tetraphosphatase (symmetrical) YqeK: MHEILANLVKSFEKTGDIEKDVGNFLEMHGFYQTAKHSIQVGYESKRLARDFGVDQDSAAMSGFLHDISAVFPNNERINVSNELGIEVLPEEETFPLIIHQKISRVMAKEIFHINEELILDAISCHTTLRANSTTLDRVLFVADKIEWDQKGTPPYIEELKNQLNISLEHGAFSYIKYLWEQRESLKVVHPWLADAYFELKYKLNL, translated from the coding sequence ATGCACGAGATTCTAGCAAATCTAGTAAAATCTTTTGAGAAGACAGGGGACATTGAGAAAGATGTTGGCAATTTTTTAGAAATGCATGGCTTTTATCAAACTGCTAAACACTCTATTCAGGTTGGCTATGAATCGAAGAGACTAGCTAGAGATTTTGGAGTTGACCAGGATTCGGCAGCTATGTCTGGCTTTTTACATGATATAAGCGCAGTTTTTCCTAACAATGAACGAATAAATGTATCTAACGAATTGGGAATCGAAGTTTTACCGGAAGAGGAAACATTCCCTCTTATTATTCATCAAAAGATTTCAAGAGTCATGGCAAAAGAAATATTTCATATTAATGAAGAGTTAATTTTAGATGCAATAAGCTGTCATACTACTTTGCGTGCAAATTCAACTACTTTAGATCGTGTATTATTTGTTGCTGATAAGATAGAATGGGATCAAAAAGGGACTCCACCGTATATTGAAGAGCTTAAAAACCAATTAAATATCTCACTAGAACACGGGGCATTTTCTTATATTAAGTATCTTTGGGAACAACGAGAATCGTTAAAAGTAGTTCATCCTTGGTTGGCTGATGCTTATTTTGAGCTTAAGTATAAATTAAATTTGTAA
- a CDS encoding nucleotidyltransferase domain-containing protein: MRQDWKEALSEFLEDWVDKDEVEAVLVCGSYITGNPSKRSDIDVHIILSENTSWRERGNRVVRGFLIEYFINPPTQIIRYFKDDYKNYSTMSMVQFLTGVVILDKTGITKRLKAEAKIWKDKKYEDLSNVIKEIKKYSLWDSYDNLLDCYEERRQDFNFVYFNFMNFIFSEYCRFLKLEQIPVYQISSYLSEPSYLDRYLKDEFPDPYFAEMFLKGIKLNDKKKMMNMYRNLIEHVFEQVGGFNIDGWKVRSDVQS; the protein is encoded by the coding sequence CGAATTCTTAGAAGATTGGGTAGACAAAGATGAAGTTGAAGCCGTTTTAGTGTGTGGAAGTTATATTACAGGTAACCCTTCAAAAAGATCAGATATTGACGTTCATATAATTCTATCTGAGAACACTAGTTGGAGAGAACGCGGGAACAGGGTGGTTAGAGGATTCCTCATTGAATATTTTATAAATCCACCAACGCAAATTATCAGATACTTTAAAGATGATTATAAGAACTATAGTACAATGTCTATGGTTCAATTTTTAACAGGAGTGGTGATCCTTGATAAGACAGGAATCACTAAGAGGTTAAAAGCTGAAGCGAAGATTTGGAAAGATAAAAAATATGAGGATCTCTCTAATGTGATAAAAGAAATAAAGAAGTATTCCCTTTGGGATTCATATGATAATCTTTTAGATTGTTATGAAGAGAGAAGACAAGATTTTAACTTTGTTTATTTTAATTTTATGAATTTTATATTTAGTGAATATTGTAGATTTTTGAAGTTAGAGCAAATCCCAGTATATCAGATATCATCATACTTATCAGAACCCTCTTACTTAGATCGGTACTTAAAAGATGAATTTCCAGATCCTTATTTTGCTGAAATGTTTTTAAAAGGCATAAAATTAAACGATAAGAAAAAGATGATGAATATGTATAGGAATTTGATAGAGCATGTTTTTGAGCAAGTTGGTGGTTTTAATATTGATGGGTGGAAGGTCAGAAGTGATGTACAATCCTAG
- the cudC gene encoding choline uptake/conversion transcriptional regulator CudC — protein sequence MAKEAEQLIERAESAVINSIAETMDLYGVTPSIGRLFAMMFFKHDPMTLDDMKDDLGMSKPSMSTAVRKLQDINIVQKVWQKGARKDLFMAEKNFFKYFSHFFGSKWEREAKLNLSAIDNAETMLKQVIEDKETEEALKQRAEQNLQQLDEYRKYCNWLERLARSVETGEIFEFLPIEALHSREDNEDTNKTERKTKL from the coding sequence TTGGCAAAAGAAGCTGAACAATTAATTGAACGTGCGGAAAGTGCCGTCATCAATTCTATTGCGGAAACAATGGACCTATACGGCGTAACACCGTCAATCGGCAGATTATTCGCCATGATGTTTTTTAAGCATGATCCCATGACGCTTGATGATATGAAAGATGACCTCGGGATGAGTAAACCGAGTATGAGCACAGCCGTCCGCAAATTACAGGATATAAATATAGTCCAGAAAGTATGGCAAAAAGGGGCCCGGAAAGATTTATTTATGGCGGAGAAAAATTTCTTTAAATATTTTTCCCATTTTTTCGGAAGCAAGTGGGAGAGGGAGGCCAAATTAAATCTATCTGCCATTGATAATGCGGAAACCATGCTGAAGCAAGTCATAGAGGATAAAGAAACAGAAGAAGCATTGAAACAACGAGCCGAACAAAATTTGCAGCAATTGGACGAATACAGAAAATATTGTAATTGGCTGGAACGGCTAGCCCGTTCCGTTGAAACCGGGGAAATCTTTGAATTTTTACCGATCGAAGCTTTACATTCAAGGGAAGACAATGAAGACACTAATAAAACAGAGAGAAAAACAAAGCTGTAG
- a CDS encoding DUF1272 domain-containing protein produces MSLEMRNSCEKCTEELNNNSTAYICIHECTFCYECTENMNYVCPNCGGELVRRPRSGVGR; encoded by the coding sequence ATGTCTTTGGAAATGAGAAATTCATGTGAAAAATGTACAGAGGAACTTAACAATAATTCAACTGCTTATATATGTATACATGAATGTACATTTTGTTATGAATGTACGGAAAATATGAATTATGTTTGTCCTAATTGTGGAGGAGAACTGGTTAGGAGGCCAAGAAGTGGTGTAGGCCGTTAA
- a CDS encoding tetratricopeptide repeat protein: MGLESDAVSYYEKAISQGLSGNDLEGALIGLGSTYRTMGEYEKSKAVLEKGINIFPENRAIQVFYSMTLYNLGHHERSMAFLLKNLGETSNDQDITSYKKAILFYSDKLNTTW, encoded by the coding sequence ATAGGGCTAGAGTCTGATGCAGTCTCATATTATGAAAAGGCAATCTCACAAGGTCTCTCTGGAAATGATTTAGAAGGTGCGTTAATCGGATTAGGCAGTACATATAGGACAATGGGGGAGTATGAAAAATCAAAAGCTGTACTCGAAAAGGGCATTAATATATTTCCAGAGAATAGAGCAATCCAAGTATTCTATTCGATGACATTATATAATTTAGGACATCATGAGAGATCTATGGCATTCTTATTAAAGAATCTTGGTGAAACAAGCAATGATCAGGACATTACTTCCTATAAAAAAGCTATATTGTTCTATTCAGATAAATTAAACACGACATGGTAA
- the betB gene encoding betaine-aldehyde dehydrogenase, giving the protein MKKMFINGEWVEARSGNTREIINPYNQEVIATVAEGNAEDAKLAIAAARNAFDHGDWRRTPGNERGKKVLHIAQLIERDKEELAELESLDTGKTVEESRADMDDIAEVFRYFAGLADKDGGEIIESPIPNSQSKVVREPVGVCGQITPWNYPLLQAAWKIAPALATGNTIVLKPSEITPLTTIKVTELMEEVGFPQGVVNLVLGEGATVGNELAESNDVDLISFTGGIITGKKIMQAASGNVKKIALELGGKNPNIVFADADFDIALDQAMNAVFFHAGQVCSAGARLLVEDSIHDRFVEALAERTKRIKLGNGFEEETQSGPLISAEHRAKVEEYVEIAKQEGAHLLVGGARPEDPELQNGFFYLPTIFTECRSDMRIVQEEVFGPVLTVERFSGEEEAVRLANDSIYGLAGAVWTTDGDKAERVASELRMGTVWINDFHPYFAQAPWGGYKQSGIGRELGKPGLEEYTETKHVLRNLKPEPINWFK; this is encoded by the coding sequence ATGAAAAAAATGTTCATAAATGGCGAATGGGTTGAAGCCCGTTCCGGAAATACGAGAGAAATCATTAATCCATATAATCAAGAAGTTATTGCCACAGTGGCTGAAGGAAACGCGGAGGATGCGAAACTGGCCATTGCTGCAGCAAGAAACGCCTTTGATCATGGTGATTGGAGACGTACACCGGGTAACGAGCGCGGAAAAAAAGTCCTCCACATCGCTCAATTGATCGAGAGGGATAAGGAAGAGCTTGCGGAATTGGAATCCCTTGATACTGGAAAAACCGTTGAGGAAAGCCGTGCCGATATGGATGATATTGCAGAGGTTTTCCGTTACTTTGCCGGGTTGGCTGACAAGGACGGTGGCGAGATCATTGAATCGCCGATTCCGAATAGCCAAAGCAAAGTGGTGCGTGAACCAGTAGGGGTATGCGGGCAAATTACGCCGTGGAATTATCCTCTTTTACAAGCAGCGTGGAAAATTGCTCCTGCTCTTGCTACAGGAAATACCATTGTCTTGAAGCCAAGTGAGATCACACCACTAACGACGATAAAGGTGACGGAATTGATGGAAGAAGTCGGTTTTCCTCAAGGTGTCGTCAATCTTGTTCTCGGTGAAGGAGCAACGGTGGGGAACGAGCTAGCAGAAAGCAACGACGTTGATTTAATTTCTTTTACGGGCGGCATTATCACCGGAAAGAAAATTATGCAGGCGGCTAGCGGAAACGTGAAAAAGATTGCTTTGGAGCTAGGTGGGAAAAACCCGAATATCGTATTTGCGGATGCTGATTTTGATATAGCGCTTGACCAAGCGATGAATGCCGTATTCTTCCATGCCGGTCAAGTATGTTCTGCAGGGGCAAGATTGCTTGTTGAGGATTCCATTCATGACCGTTTTGTTGAAGCCCTAGCTGAGCGAACGAAACGAATTAAGCTAGGTAACGGTTTTGAAGAAGAGACTCAGTCAGGTCCGTTGATCTCTGCTGAACACCGGGCAAAAGTAGAGGAATATGTTGAAATCGCAAAACAGGAAGGGGCTCACTTATTAGTGGGTGGCGCTCGTCCAGAAGATCCAGAACTACAGAATGGCTTTTTCTATTTACCTACCATTTTCACCGAATGTCGTTCGGACATGCGTATCGTGCAGGAGGAAGTGTTTGGCCCTGTATTAACGGTTGAACGATTCAGCGGTGAAGAAGAAGCTGTACGTCTTGCTAATGATTCAATCTATGGACTGGCCGGAGCTGTATGGACGACGGACGGAGACAAAGCAGAGCGCGTAGCTTCTGAATTGCGCATGGGTACGGTATGGATCAATGACTTTCACCCGTATTTCGCACAGGCTCCATGGGGCGGTTATAAACAGTCCGGAATTGGCCGTGAACTTGGTAAACCAGGGCTGGAGGAATATACGGAAACGAAGCATGTTCTCCGCAACTTGAAACCTGAACCGATTAACTGGTTTAAGTAA
- a CDS encoding VOC family protein: MIAHIILNVKDFKESKEFYDFLLGHLGFFNDWEDDDGEVAVKSYRKNEHNIWIRCNKASVHKDFVRDIGLDHIAFLADSKAEIDKIYEMLRMNNIEVTRTPQSYPEYTKNYYAFYFRDPNGIPLEVCVM, from the coding sequence ATGATAGCTCATATTATATTGAATGTTAAAGACTTTAAAGAATCGAAAGAATTCTACGACTTTCTCTTAGGTCATCTTGGTTTTTTCAACGACTGGGAAGACGACGATGGAGAAGTAGCTGTTAAATCTTATAGAAAGAATGAACATAATATATGGATTAGGTGTAATAAGGCGTCAGTACATAAGGATTTTGTGAGAGATATAGGATTAGACCATATTGCTTTTTTAGCTGATTCGAAGGCTGAAATTGATAAAATATATGAAATGTTGAGAATGAATAATATTGAAGTAACTAGGACACCACAAAGCTATCCTGAATATACGAAGAACTATTATGCTTTTTACTTTCGGGACCCTAATGGTATTCCGCTAGAGGTGTGTGTGATGTAA